In Clostridium omnivorum, the DNA window AACCTGCATTACAAAATGCGGATATAGAGTGGAATACACTATAATATGTCCCTTTTAAGAGCCCGAATTCAGGTATAAAAGTTATTGACATTATCAGTGCACCTATACCCTCTATTAAAAAGGTAAAAATCAATACAAGTTTAGCCATTTTTACTATACCTTGAATTGAAAAAGAGTTCATAGCTTCTTGCATTACCAGTCTTTCCTTTAGTGTTATTCTCTTTCCAATCACTAGTGATATTAAAGTGGCAAAAGTCATGAATCCCAATCCACCAATTTGTATAAGGATTATTATTACTGTCTTACCAAAGTATGTCCAATGGGTTCCCGTATCCAAAGTAACAAGTCCAGTAACACAAACTGCGGATGTGGATGTAAAAAGGCAATCTATGAAAGGTGTAGATATACCATCCTGAGCTGCAATAGGAAGTTTAAGCAAAAAAGCTCCAGCTAAAATTACTACTGCAAAACCAATAGCTAATATCTGTACAGGAGAAAAGCTCATTAATTTATTAAATTTAATTTGCATATACTTCACCTCATATTCTATTATATTCCTTCAAGAATTAATTTATGGGCGAAATTTGTAGAATATAAAAATAAAAATGCAGCATAAAACTGCACTTTTATATTAAGCGTTTATTTGTTTTTTAGCTATTTCTACTAATTCTGCAAAAGCTTTTGGATCATTTATAGCTATTTCAGAAAGCATCTTTCTGTTGATGTCAATTCCTGCTAGCTTTATTCCATTCATGAATCTAGAATATGAAAGTCCATTTTGTCTTGCACCTGCATTTATTCTAGCTATCCATAGTTTTCTAAAGTCTCTTTTCTTTAACTTTCTTCCTACATATGCGTTTCTTAAAGCTCTAACTACAGTTTCATTAGCTGTTTTAAATAACTTGCTTTTTCCACCATAGTATCCTTTTGCAAGCTTTAATACTTTTTTATGATATTTACGAGCATTCATAGCTCTTTTTACTCTTGCCATTTAAAAAAACCTCCTTTTTAAGCACCTTTATCTATTATAGGTATGGTAATAATTTCTTCATTGTTTTTTCTTGAGTAACAGAAACATAAGATGTTTTTCTAAGATTTCTCTTTCTCTTTGAACTCTTCTTAGTTAATATATGGCTCTTGAAAGCGTTAGCTCTCTTAAACTTACCTGTTCCTGTTTTCTTAATTCTTTTTGCAGTACCTCTGTGAGTCTTCATTTTTGGCATAATAAATTCCTCCTCTCGATTATGCTCTTTTAGGAGCTAATATCAATATCATATTCTTTCCTTCTAATTTAGCTTGTTTTTCTACAACACATATGTCTTGTATTTTAGCTACAAAAGAATCTAATATTTTGTTTCCAATGTGAGAATGTTCAGCTTCTCTACCTCTAAATCTTACAGTGACTTTAACTTTGTCTCCATCCTGTAAAAACTTTCTAGCATTATTAGCTTTTATAGTTATGTCATGATCTTCTATGCTAGGGCTAAGTCTGATTTCTTTGATACTTACAACTTTTTGCTTCTTTTTTGCTTCTTTATCCTTTTTTGATTGCTCATAAATGAATTTACCATAATTCATTATTCTGCAAACTGGCGGATTAGCTGTAGGTGCAATAAGAACTAAATCTAATTCGCTCTCTTCAGCCATTTTCAAAGCTTCTTTAGTTGAGAGAACTCCAAGTGGTGCGTTGTCTTCACCAATTACTCTTACCTCTTTCTCTCTAATTTCTTCATTTAAAAGGTAATCTTTGCTAATAATTTTCACCTCCAGAAAGGATTTATCACAAGGTAGTATATAAACCTTTATAAATAATTAAAAAAGGACGGCAAACGCCGTCCTTATATTAAACACGAAAAAGTTTAATTGCTAACCTTACTAGCATTGCTGTAAGGTGAGAAACGGCTGTTTCTTCTTAACACAAGTAGTATTTTACCACTCAAACATTTCTATGTCAATAATTTTTTCTAAAATATTCATTTTTATGACACTATATCTGTGTTAATTTATAAACTGGCTAATTTCCTATACCTTTAACGTATTTTTTATACCCTCACATATCTTACATGAAGAACAAAATGTTACCCTGTCCAGGAAAACATTTTTTATTGTATCAAGAAGTTCCTTATTGTCACAGTTTTCTTCACAGTGAATAATAACCCTTTGAGGAGCATTTGTTATGAGCCCGCTGATTAGCATATCTTCAACACTTACAGTTCCAGTGTACCTAGCTTCTGACAATTCACTAAATAATTGTTCAAGTATATCATTACCATTTTCATCTTGGATCAAATATTCTCCATTTCCCTTTACAATAATATTAACCTCATCTATTTTACTTTCTTGAATTTCAACAAAGTATTTTAATAATTTTATAAATTCATTGTATTCTTTTTCTACCATATAATTCTCTACTATTTTATCAATTATACACTCTAAATCTTTTCTTAGTTCCTTCATTCTAAATGTGATAAATCCCTTTATATTAATTTCTTTATTTTCTTCTATACAATTAATTATTTTTTTAAGAATTGCATTTTTCTTATTCATGCAGAACACTAAGTTTTCATCCATGAATAAACCTTCATCCTTTAATGATCTAGCACTAATTTCCTTTATATCCTTCATTTCATCATATTTAAGAAAAAAATAAGTATCTGCTATAAAACTTTGTAAATCCCTTTTGCAGTACTCTTCAACAACAACATTATATAGTATATTCGAAATATATATATTAAACATATTTATTATTTTTTCATTTATATCATCAGCTTCACAATACAATTTCAAGAAGTGAGTATTTTCGCTTTTGCTTTCAGATAACCCAATTAATATGTTCTTCGATGCGAAATATTCTTTCATTTCTGAAACGTCCTCAATTATGTCTATAATGCCGCTATCATATGCAATAGTTAAAAGTAGCATATCTCACACTCCCTTCTACAAATAGTATGTGTTTAAACTTTGTGTATATGCAATATAATTAAAGCAATTATCGACAACATGGGAAAACCTATCCAAATTCATTGACACAATAGGACTCTATATATAAAATTTAAAAATATAGGAGCTGATTATTTTGAAAACTCTTTTAACTGATTACAGAATTTCAATAGAGGAAGAAAATACACTTAAAAATTTAAATTTTAATATTTTAAAAGTACCTCCATGTAAAAATCTGTATACTGCAGTATGCGGACATCCTGATATGCTTTTAAACATTGTTGAAGATAACACCATTGTACTTCATAAAGATATTGATAAAAACTTTAGCGATTATCTATCTTCAAAGTATAAAAATGTTATTTTTTCAAGTAAAAGTTTATCTAATAATTATCCAGATGATATTATGCTAAATGCCTTGAACCTAACTGAGATTTTTCTTCATTTATTAAAATATACAGATGCAAATTTACTTAATCTTGTTTCAAATAAAAAAATGATAAATATAAAGCAAGGCTACTCAAAATGTTCCACTGCTATAATCAATCATAATGCAATTATTACTAGCGATACTGGCATTGCAAAAGCATTATATACTGAAAAACTTGATGTATTATTACTTCCACCTGGCGATATCTTGCTTCCAGGGCTTGATTATGGTTTTATTGGGGGATGCTGTGGACTAGTTGAAGATAATTTACTGGCATTTTACGGTAATCTTCAATTTTATAAATACGGTTATGAAGTAATAAGTTTTCTTAAAAAACATAAAGTGGAGCCTTTATTTCTTAGAAATGGAAAGTTAATAGATAGAGGAAGCATCTTCAAACTATAATTATTCAATCTATTTTCAAGAAACTGCTTTATTAAAATGAACAAAAGCATAAAAATAGCTTAGATATTATTAATTAATATCTAAGCTATTACAGACACATTTTGGAGGCGCCACCCAGATTTGAACTGGGGATAAAGGTTTTGCAGACCTCTGCCTTACCACTTGGCTATAGCGCCATATTTGGAGCGGGAGACGGGACTCGAACCCGCGACATTCACCTTGGCAAGGTGACGCTCTACCAACTGAGCCACTCCCGCATAATTTTGGTGGCCAGACCAGGAATCGAACCAGGGACACGAGGATTTTCAGTCCTCTGCTCTACCGACTGAGCTATCTGGCCATAAAATTTATCTTAAATAGTGTATTATATAATTGGCGACTCAGAAGGGGCTCGAACCCTCGACCTCCGGCGTGACAGGCCGGCACTCTAACCAACTGAGCTACTGAGCCGCAATATGGTGGGCACAACAGGGATCGAACCTGTGACCCTCTGCTTGTAAGGCAGATGCTCTCCCAGCTGAGCTATGCGCCCATATCACTTAACACATGTTTTATTATATATTACATCTTTTTGCCTGTCAACCCTTTTTTACTTTAATTATATATTTTAGAAAGTATTCTCAAGCGGGTGACGCACTATTATATTATAAGAATTTTATTTTAATGTCAATCATTTTTAAGTCTATTAAGCTTGATTATGTGAAGATATAGCAAGACTGCTTAATATTAAGCAGTCTTGCTCAGAATAACTCATTGTTTTATCTTGAAGACTTTTCTAAAAGTTTTCCTATCTCTTCATTAGTAAATTTATAGGCTTTATTACAAAAGTGACATTTTAGTTCCTCTTCTTTACCTTCATTATATAATGCATCTAGTTCTTTTTTTCCTATACTAATTAAAGCTCTTTCAACCTTATCTCTAGAGCAATCACATGAAAACTTTGGAGTCATACTACCGACAATGTTATAATCCATACCCTCAAATATGAAATCTACTATCTGCTCAATACTCATTCCCTTAACAATTAAATCCGTTATAGAAGGTATTTCCTCAAGTCTATATGTAAGCAAATCGGCAACAAGTTCATCTGCGCCAGGCATCATCTGAATGATAAAACCTCCTGCAGCTTTTATGCTTAAATCTTTTTCTACAAGCACTCCAAGTCCAACAGCAGATGGAGTTTGCTCAGATGCAGTAAAATAATATGCTAAGTCATCTCCTATTTCACCAGACTGTATAGGGACTTGACCTACATATGGTTCTTTAAGTCCCATATCCCTAATAACTAGGAGACTTCCGTTTATTCCAATTGCTCCTCCTACATCTAGCTTGCCTTTGCTATTTAAAGGCAAGTCCACATTAGGATTACCAATATAACCTTTTACTCTAGCATCAGAATAAGATGTTGCTACAACTGTCCCAGCTTCTCCTCCTCCTGACATTTGAATGGTTATTACATCCTCTTCTGATTTAAGCATTGCTCCCATAATGCTGCCTGCAGTTATTAATCTTCCAAGTGCAGCGGCAGCAGTTGGTGCACAATTATGTATCTTTGTTGCTTCGTTTACCAAATCTGTAGTTATAGCTGCAATAATTCTTATATCTCCATTGTGAGCTGTCGCTCTTATTAATTTATCACTCATAATATCCTCCTACTCCATCTTCATTTGCTAATTTTTTATTTTTTTAAAACATAAACAATTCTTTCAGTATTCTCTTTAACATCCTTATACTCATAATTATCTAGTCTTTTAATAACACTAAATCCAACTTTTTTAAGATAATATTCAATTGTTTCTTCTTTATAGGCTCTCTCTTCATGCTCTTCATCGAACCTTTTATATAGTTCATCCTGCTTAATAAAAAAAGTTAGATACATATTTACTATGTCATCTTCAAGACTATTCTCCCATACATAGACAACATCATCACTATTATAAGTAAATATATTGTCTCCAAGAACTTCTGTAAGTTTATAATAGGAATTTATATCAAATATGAATATACCGTTTTCCTTAAGATGCTTATATACTCCAGAAAAATATAGTTCTAGCTGTTCCTCATCAATAATGTAATTTGTAGAATCCAAACAACATGTAATCAAATCAAACTTTCTATTTAACTGCAAAGATGTTATGTCCTGACAAATAAACTTAGCTTTTTTACGCTCACCTCTAAGTTTAGCTTCAGCTTCAGTTAGCATTTCCATAGACAAATCAACTGCCCAGGTATTTTTAAAATTGCAGGATAACTCTTTAGTAAGATTTCCAGTCCCGCATGCTATATCTAAATAATCTTCAAAATTAACATTTAGTTGCTTTGTTAATTCAAGTATAACATTAGCCCATCTTTTATAATCTATATCTGTATTTATAAGTTCATCGTATATTTTAGCAAAATCCTTATAGCGATTCAATTAAAATACTTCCTCTCTTTGTATTTCTTCTATAATTATTCCTATTCAAGCTAATATTATATATTTTTATCATAATAGTCAATATGAAATTATTTTTCTATATCATCTGTATTTTGTAGAGATAGCTGCGCTCCATCCATTATCTCCTTATTTTTAGGAAGGTGCATATCCTTTTTTCTCTTTGTCATAATTCCTCCTATTCTTCCAGTTTCTTCTGCAGTTAAACCACTCCATCCATATTTATCAACTTTATCTCTAAGACCTAATTCATCTGCTATTTCATATTTTATTTTTTCCCTTACTTTTTCTATTTCTGTTAATTCTTTGTTAGATTTTAACTTTGCTTTTATAACTTTTTTTAATGGTGTCTTTCCCATAAAAAACCCTCCTAATAATACTATCTGATATTTTTAACCTTAGGAGTGTTTATTATTCATAATTTAAGCATAAATAAAAGCCAGAGAAACATTTCTCTAGCTTCTACTTTATTTTATTTATTTAGCAGCAGTTTTACCTTCTATATAAGCTTTATCAAAATATATCATACCATTTGATACTCTTACTGTGCCTTTTAAGTATGGCTTAATACATACATCATCAACATAAAATGCTAGTGGTATTATTGCCATATCATCCATAAGTATCTTTTCAGCATCATGAATCATCTGCATTCTCTTTTCTGGATCCTTCTCCTTCTTTGCATTTAATACCAATTCGTCGTACTTCGGATTACTGTAATGTGCGTCATTATTTCCATCCTTAGTAACTAATATATCCATAAATGTCATTGGATCAAAGTAGTCTCCTACCCACCCATTTCTAGATAATTCAAAGTTACCTTCTTTTCTTTGAGGTACAAATACCTTCCAGTCTACTTCATTTAGTTTTATATTTATATTAAGATTCTTCTTCCACATATCCTGTACTGCTTGAGCAATTTTTGCATGGGTTTCACTCTTGTTATAAGCATATTCAAATACTGGGAAGCCCTTTCCGTCAGGATATCCAGCTTCGGCCAGAAGCTTTTTAGCTTGCTCAACATCAGCCTTATCAGTATAGAAGTCGCCCCCTACTTCTCTAAACGCCTTTCCTTCTTTAGCGTCATTAATACCATAAGGTACCCATCCTGTAGCTGCTTTTCTTCCATCTTTCCATACTGCTTCGATTAACGCTGATCTATCAATTGCTAGTGCCAAAGCTTTTCTAACCTTTGGATTGTCAAGAGGAGCTTTCATATCATTAGCACAAATATAGTAAGTTCCTATATTGGGTGTAGTTACCATCTTCTTATCTTGCACTAATTTAGGTATCTCATTGTTTGGTACTATGTCTATATAATCTGCCTCACCAGTTTCAAAAGCTGACAATGCTGAACTGTTTATAGCTATCATTGTAAACTTCATTTTCTCTATCTTTACATTTGCCTTATTCCAATAATTATCATTTTTAACAAATTCCATTTTTGAATCATGTTCCCAAACTGTCATCTTAAATGGACCATTTCCTAAATAAGTTTGAGGGTTAAGAGTCCATTTATCTGGGTCTTTTTCAACTATATCCTGTCTTACAGGCATAAGTGTTGGAAGTCCACATAATTGAAGGAAGTATGGAGTTGGATTTTCTAATTCAACTTGTAAAGTATAATCATCAGTTGCCTTTACCCCAACATCTTCTGCTTTAGCCTCTTTAGAATTGTATTTTGCACCATTCTTCAAATAGTACAATTGATTAGCATAATCTGATGCAGTAGCAGGATTTAAAACTCTCTTCCATGAATATTCAAAATCTTTTGCAGTTACTGCCTTTCCATCAGACCACTTAGCGTCTTTTCTTAAATGAAAAACATATTTAGTAGGATTTGCCTGATCAAAGTCAACTTTTTCAGCTACGGCACATTCAAGCTTGTTTTCAGCGTTAAATTTCATAAGTCCTTCAAAGTTTTGATTTGCAACTGTTGCAGCAGTTATAGTTGTTGATAATCCTGGATCGATAGTATCTGGTTCCTGTCCAAGATTATATACAAGTGATTGCTCTTCTTTTGGCTTATCTGCACTTGGTGAAGCTGGATCTTTTTTGCCTCCACAACCTGCAAATAGACTCGCTGTTATAGCAATAGTAGTAAGCATAGCTAACAGTTTTGATAAATGCCTTTTAGTCACTTTTATTCCCCCTACTTTGTTTTTTTTATTTTTTCAAAGCATAGCTTTGAAATAAATCAATTATTATTGTACCAAGTGGCAGGCTACAAAATGATTACCACCAATATCCTTTAATTCTGGATCAACTTCCTTACATACTTCCTTAGCATATCTGCATCTTCCTCTAAATCTGCATCCTGGAGGTGGATCAATAGGACTTGGTACGTCGCCCTCCAGTACTATTCTCCTTCTAGCCTCAGCCTCATCAGGATCGGGAAGTGGGATAGCTGATAAAAGAGCCTGTGTATATGGATGCATAGGTCTCGTATATAACTCATTACTTTCCGCTATTTCAACCATCTTTCCAAGATACATAACCCCAACTCTGTCAGAAATATGTTTAACCATGGACAAGTCATGTGCTATAAAAAGGTATGTCAATCCAAGGGCCTGTTGTAAATCTTCTAGCATATTAACTACCTGTGCTTGTATTGATACATCCAAAGCCGAAATAGGTTCGTCACAAACTATAAATTCCGGTTGTACAGCCAATGCTCTTGCAATCCCAATTCTCTGTCTTTGCCCTCCAGAAAACTCATGAGGATATCTATTCATGTGTTCCATATTTAAGCCTACAACATCCAGTAAGTTTTGAATTCTTTCCCTTCTCTCATTTCCTGACATTAGTTTATGAATATCTATTGATTCACCAATTATATCTCCTACAGTCATTCTAGGGTCTAAGGAAGCATATGGATCTTGAAATATTATCTGCATCTTTCTTCGATAATTAATAAGCTGTTTTTCCTGAAGATTCTCTATATGTTCTCCCCTATAGAGTATTTCTCCAGCTGTTGGTTCATATAACTTTAATAGAGTTCTTCCACAAGTTGTCTTTCCACATCCAGATTCTCCTACAAGCCCTAGTGTTTCTCCCCTTTTAATATCAAAGGAAACATCATCTACTGCCTTTACATAACTAGTTTTCTTTTCAAACATCCTTTTTTTTACTGGAAAGTATTTTTTTAAGTTTTTTACAGATAATAAATATTCTTCACTCATGCCTTTCTCTCCTTATCACTTTTGCTTGGACTACAGGTGCTCCAGGATGATTTAGCCAACAAGCTGCACTATGAGTATTGCTTAATTTAAACTCTTCAGGCATTTTATTCAAACAAATATTCATAGTATATGCACACCTAGGCGCAAACGGGCATCCCATTGGAGGTTTTAAAAGATCTGGCGGCTGCCCTTCTATAGGTTTCAGCCTCTCTTTGATTAATGTATTAGGATTTGGTACACTCTCAAGCAACCCCCATGTATACGGATGTCTTGGATTGTAGAAAATATCTCTTTTATCACCTTTTTCTACAATTCTTCCTCCATACATAACATTTATCTTATTACATACATCAGCTACCACGCCTAAGTCATGAGTAATCAAAATGATGGATGTATTTAATTTTTCTTTAATGTCTTTTAAAAGTTCAAGTATTTGAGCTTGAATTGTAACATCTAGGGCAGTGGTAGGCTCATCTGCAATTAAAAGTTTAGGTTGACATGATAATGCCATAGCTATCATAACCCTCTGCCTCATTCCACCTGAAAACTCATGAGGATATTGTTTTAATCTTTTTTCAGGACTAGGTATACCTACCAATTTAAGCATATCAATCGACACACCTCTTGCTTCTTCTTTAGATAAACCCTTATGTAATCTTAATGCTTCAAGCATTTGAGTTTCAACCTTTAATACAGGATTTAAAGAAGTCATAGGATCCTGAAAAATCATTGCAATTTTGTTTCCTCTTATCTTCTTCATTTCTTTTTCCTTCAGAGCTGTTATTTCCTCTCCATCAAACAATATACTTCCCTCTGTAATCTTCCCCGTATCAGTAAGAAGCTTCATCATAGACATCATAGTTACAGACTTGCCGCTTCCCGACTCTCCTACTATACCTACTGCTTCTCCCTTTTGTAGTGTAAAGGATATGTCTCTTACTGCTTTAACTTCACCAACATGTGTAAAGAAAGAAGTACTTAAATTTCTTATTTCCAATAAATTATCCATATATCCCACCTACTTTCTCATCTTTGGATCTAAGGCATCTCTAAGCCCATCTCCAAACAAATTAAAAGCTACCATAGTAATACATATCGCTAGTGCAGGTATAAATATCTGATAAGGATAGCTTCTATAGGTCGATAGTGCATCATTACAAAGTGTTCCTAGACTTGACATAGGTGATGCAACACCCAATCCAATAAAACTTAAGAAAGCTTCTGTAAATATTGCCTCTGGTATTGACAACGTCAATGTTACTACTATTTGACCCATACAGTTTGGAATTAGATGTCTTAAAATAATTCTTTTTTTAGATGCGCCTGAAGCTTTAGCAGCTAGCACAAATTCTTGTTCCTTAAGGGATAGCACTTGACCTCTAACTATTCTTGCCATGCCAACCCAATAAATAATTCCTAGTGTAATAAATACATTTATAAGCCCTTTTCCCAAAACCACCATTAGTAAGATAACGTATAACATCATAGGTACACTGTAAAGTACGTCAACTATACGCATCATAACGTTATCAACGTTGCCTCCGTAATAGCCTGCAACTCCGCCGTATATTACACCAATTGTAAGATTAATAAAAGCAGCCACTAACCCTACTGACAAAGATATTCTTGCTCCATACATAACCCTAACAAAAATATCTCTTCCTAAATCATCAGTTCCAAACCAATGAATTTTATCTGGCCATTTATTAGCATTTAATAGTTCATTAGTAGCGTAATCAAATTTAGATATAAACGGCCCAACTACTGCCATAACTAAAACTAATATAATAACTACCAAAGAAATCATTGCAACTTTATTTTCTTTTAATCTCCTCTTAGCATCTTGCCAATAAGTTTCACTAGGTCTCACAATTTCATTTGCTTTTTTATCTTTGCCCTCTACAAAAGCAAAGTCTGTTTTATTATAAGAACCTTCCATTGTACTCCCTACCCTTCCAATTTTATTCTTGGATCTACTAAAGCATATAGAATATCAACTACTAAATTACAGATAACCAAGAACAAGCTGTAAAATACAGTAACACCTAAAATAGCTGTATAATCTCTATTTCCTATGCTATCTACAAAGAATCTTCCAAGGCCAGGAATAGTAAATACTCTTTCAATAACAAAACTTCCAGTCAAAACCCCTGCTACCAACGGTCCTAAATAAGTTACTACAGGTAAAATTGCATTTTTCAAAGCATGCCTTAGAATTACGCTTCCTTCAGAAAGTCCTTTAGACTTGGCAGTTCTTATGTAGTCCTGTCTTACTACATCAAGAAGACTTGACCTCACAATTCTTGAAATGAATGCCATAGAAAAACCAGATAGAGCAATTGCAGGAAGCACATAATGTCTTGGACTAGTTAGTCCAAATACCGGAAACCATCTTAACTTCTCAGCAAAGACATATATAAATAGGGTAGCAATTACAAAGCTCGGAATAGTAACCCCAAGGGTACTAAGAAGCATAGTTGCATTATCCTGCCATTTTCCCTGCCTAAGAGCGGCTATTATTCCTAATACTAAACCTATTGTGAGCGCTAGAATTATTGCTACGGTACCTAATCTTGCAGAAACAGGAAAACCTCTATTTATAATATCATTAACACTAACTCCTCTCTGTTGAAAAGAGGGGCCTAAATCTAGCTTCGCTAGATTTTTAATAT includes these proteins:
- the rpmI gene encoding 50S ribosomal protein L35 translates to MPKMKTHRGTAKRIKKTGTGKFKRANAFKSHILTKKSSKRKRNLRKTSYVSVTQEKTMKKLLPYL
- the rplT gene encoding 50S ribosomal protein L20, coding for MARVKRAMNARKYHKKVLKLAKGYYGGKSKLFKTANETVVRALRNAYVGRKLKKRDFRKLWIARINAGARQNGLSYSRFMNGIKLAGIDINRKMLSEIAINDPKAFAELVEIAKKQINA
- a CDS encoding DUF6873 family GME fold protein, which produces MKTLLTDYRISIEEENTLKNLNFNILKVPPCKNLYTAVCGHPDMLLNIVEDNTIVLHKDIDKNFSDYLSSKYKNVIFSSKSLSNNYPDDIMLNALNLTEIFLHLLKYTDANLLNLVSNKKMINIKQGYSKCSTAIINHNAIITSDTGIAKALYTEKLDVLLLPPGDILLPGLDYGFIGGCCGLVEDNLLAFYGNLQFYKYGYEVISFLKKHKVEPLFLRNGKLIDRGSIFKL
- the infC gene encoding translation initiation factor IF-3 gives rise to the protein MKIISKDYLLNEEIREKEVRVIGEDNAPLGVLSTKEALKMAEESELDLVLIAPTANPPVCRIMNYGKFIYEQSKKDKEAKKKQKVVSIKEIRLSPSIEDHDITIKANNARKFLQDGDKVKVTVRFRGREAEHSHIGNKILDSFVAKIQDICVVEKQAKLEGKNMILILAPKRA
- a CDS encoding alpha/beta-type small acid-soluble spore protein, encoding MGKTPLKKVIKAKLKSNKELTEIEKVREKIKYEIADELGLRDKVDKYGWSGLTAEETGRIGGIMTKRKKDMHLPKNKEIMDGAQLSLQNTDDIEK
- a CDS encoding ABC transporter ATP-binding protein; this translates as MSEEYLLSVKNLKKYFPVKKRMFEKKTSYVKAVDDVSFDIKRGETLGLVGESGCGKTTCGRTLLKLYEPTAGEILYRGEHIENLQEKQLINYRRKMQIIFQDPYASLDPRMTVGDIIGESIDIHKLMSGNERRERIQNLLDVVGLNMEHMNRYPHEFSGGQRQRIGIARALAVQPEFIVCDEPISALDVSIQAQVVNMLEDLQQALGLTYLFIAHDLSMVKHISDRVGVMYLGKMVEIAESNELYTRPMHPYTQALLSAIPLPDPDEAEARRRIVLEGDVPSPIDPPPGCRFRGRCRYAKEVCKEVDPELKDIGGNHFVACHLVQ
- a CDS encoding class I SAM-dependent DNA methyltransferase, which translates into the protein MNRYKDFAKIYDELINTDIDYKRWANVILELTKQLNVNFEDYLDIACGTGNLTKELSCNFKNTWAVDLSMEMLTEAEAKLRGERKKAKFICQDITSLQLNRKFDLITCCLDSTNYIIDEEQLELYFSGVYKHLKENGIFIFDINSYYKLTEVLGDNIFTYNSDDVVYVWENSLEDDIVNMYLTFFIKQDELYKRFDEEHEERAYKEETIEYYLKKVGFSVIKRLDNYEYKDVKENTERIVYVLKK
- a CDS encoding ABC transporter permease — its product is MEGSYNKTDFAFVEGKDKKANEIVRPSETYWQDAKRRLKENKVAMISLVVIILVLVMAVVGPFISKFDYATNELLNANKWPDKIHWFGTDDLGRDIFVRVMYGARISLSVGLVAAFINLTIGVIYGGVAGYYGGNVDNVMMRIVDVLYSVPMMLYVILLMVVLGKGLINVFITLGIIYWVGMARIVRGQVLSLKEQEFVLAAKASGASKKRIILRHLIPNCMGQIVVTLTLSIPEAIFTEAFLSFIGLGVASPMSSLGTLCNDALSTYRSYPYQIFIPALAICITMVAFNLFGDGLRDALDPKMRK
- a CDS encoding ABC transporter ATP-binding protein, whose translation is MDNLLEIRNLSTSFFTHVGEVKAVRDISFTLQKGEAVGIVGESGSGKSVTMMSMMKLLTDTGKITEGSILFDGEEITALKEKEMKKIRGNKIAMIFQDPMTSLNPVLKVETQMLEALRLHKGLSKEEARGVSIDMLKLVGIPSPEKRLKQYPHEFSGGMRQRVMIAMALSCQPKLLIADEPTTALDVTIQAQILELLKDIKEKLNTSIILITHDLGVVADVCNKINVMYGGRIVEKGDKRDIFYNPRHPYTWGLLESVPNPNTLIKERLKPIEGQPPDLLKPPMGCPFAPRCAYTMNICLNKMPEEFKLSNTHSAACWLNHPGAPVVQAKVIRRERHE
- a CDS encoding peptide ABC transporter substrate-binding protein, whose product is MTKRHLSKLLAMLTTIAITASLFAGCGGKKDPASPSADKPKEEQSLVYNLGQEPDTIDPGLSTTITAATVANQNFEGLMKFNAENKLECAVAEKVDFDQANPTKYVFHLRKDAKWSDGKAVTAKDFEYSWKRVLNPATASDYANQLYYLKNGAKYNSKEAKAEDVGVKATDDYTLQVELENPTPYFLQLCGLPTLMPVRQDIVEKDPDKWTLNPQTYLGNGPFKMTVWEHDSKMEFVKNDNYWNKANVKIEKMKFTMIAINSSALSAFETGEADYIDIVPNNEIPKLVQDKKMVTTPNIGTYYICANDMKAPLDNPKVRKALALAIDRSALIEAVWKDGRKAATGWVPYGINDAKEGKAFREVGGDFYTDKADVEQAKKLLAEAGYPDGKGFPVFEYAYNKSETHAKIAQAVQDMWKKNLNINIKLNEVDWKVFVPQRKEGNFELSRNGWVGDYFDPMTFMDILVTKDGNNDAHYSNPKYDELVLNAKKEKDPEKRMQMIHDAEKILMDDMAIIPLAFYVDDVCIKPYLKGTVRVSNGMIYFDKAYIEGKTAAK
- the hslO gene encoding Hsp33 family molecular chaperone HslO is translated as MSDKLIRATAHNGDIRIIAAITTDLVNEATKIHNCAPTAAAALGRLITAGSIMGAMLKSEEDVITIQMSGGGEAGTVVATSYSDARVKGYIGNPNVDLPLNSKGKLDVGGAIGINGSLLVIRDMGLKEPYVGQVPIQSGEIGDDLAYYFTASEQTPSAVGLGVLVEKDLSIKAAGGFIIQMMPGADELVADLLTYRLEEIPSITDLIVKGMSIEQIVDFIFEGMDYNIVGSMTPKFSCDCSRDKVERALISIGKKELDALYNEGKEEELKCHFCNKAYKFTNEEIGKLLEKSSR
- the ytxC gene encoding putative sporulation protein YtxC; this translates as MLLLTIAYDSGIIDIIEDVSEMKEYFASKNILIGLSESKSENTHFLKLYCEADDINEKIINMFNIYISNILYNVVVEEYCKRDLQSFIADTYFFLKYDEMKDIKEISARSLKDEGLFMDENLVFCMNKKNAILKKIINCIEENKEINIKGFITFRMKELRKDLECIIDKIVENYMVEKEYNEFIKLLKYFVEIQESKIDEVNIIVKGNGEYLIQDENGNDILEQLFSELSEARYTGTVSVEDMLISGLITNAPQRVIIHCEENCDNKELLDTIKNVFLDRVTFCSSCKICEGIKNTLKV